One stretch of Puniceicoccus vermicola DNA includes these proteins:
- a CDS encoding cryptochrome/photolyase family protein, with product MKIRQLVVVLGDQLDSRASWRHDFDSEQDALWMAEVAAESRYVWSHKQRIALFLSAMRHFAREREEEGLNLFYTTLEETDPRNTLGSLLEKFLKDHDVGVVKMVLPGEWRVLDLLRKAVDRSGVDLEILPDHHFFSSPEDFEEWAAGRKQLRMEYFYRELRKKESVLMTQDGDPLQGRWNFDEENRESFGKEGPTDVPKPYQPRQDDITREVFALVEERFGDHPGSLEDFSWPVTEAEAGRALEDFIEHRLESFGNVQDAMWTGEPFLFHSRISSALNLKLLDPRRAVEKAEEAYRSGMVPIAAAEGFIRQILGWREYVRGVYWHLMPEYRDRNELEAEEELPEFYWTGKAPMRCLSEVVDQTLRWGYAHHIQRLMVTGLYSLLLGVRPQKVHEWYLAVYIDAVEWVELPNTLGMSQYGDGGVMASKPYIASGKYIQRMSNYCQECQFNPVKAVGEDACPFTTLYWDFLDRHQDRLQDNRRMQFQVKNLSRKTSDELGKIRKRAQEIRQNSGIPA from the coding sequence ATGAAGATTCGTCAGTTGGTCGTGGTTCTTGGGGATCAGTTGGATTCCCGGGCGAGCTGGCGCCACGATTTCGACTCAGAACAAGACGCTCTCTGGATGGCCGAAGTGGCGGCCGAGTCCCGTTACGTTTGGTCGCACAAGCAACGGATTGCCTTGTTTCTCTCCGCTATGCGGCATTTTGCCCGGGAGCGGGAGGAAGAAGGGCTCAATCTTTTCTACACAACCTTGGAGGAAACGGACCCCCGGAACACTCTGGGTTCACTCTTGGAGAAGTTCCTTAAGGATCACGACGTTGGGGTGGTGAAGATGGTTCTGCCCGGGGAATGGCGGGTGCTGGACCTTCTGCGCAAAGCTGTCGATCGGTCAGGCGTAGACCTCGAGATCCTGCCCGATCATCACTTTTTCTCGTCTCCGGAGGACTTCGAAGAGTGGGCGGCGGGGCGGAAGCAACTCCGGATGGAGTATTTTTACCGGGAGCTGCGGAAGAAGGAATCGGTCTTGATGACCCAGGACGGGGATCCCCTTCAAGGACGTTGGAATTTCGATGAGGAGAATCGGGAATCCTTCGGCAAAGAGGGACCAACCGACGTGCCCAAGCCCTATCAGCCCCGACAGGACGACATCACCCGCGAGGTGTTTGCCCTCGTCGAGGAACGATTTGGCGATCACCCCGGTTCTCTCGAAGACTTTTCCTGGCCGGTTACGGAGGCCGAGGCGGGTCGCGCTCTCGAGGATTTCATTGAGCACCGACTTGAATCTTTCGGGAATGTCCAGGATGCCATGTGGACCGGAGAACCCTTCCTCTTTCACTCGCGAATCTCCTCCGCTCTCAACCTCAAGCTGCTTGATCCGCGCCGGGCCGTGGAAAAAGCCGAAGAGGCCTATCGCTCGGGCATGGTTCCTATCGCCGCCGCCGAAGGCTTCATCCGCCAGATCCTCGGCTGGAGGGAATACGTTCGCGGCGTTTACTGGCACCTCATGCCCGAATACCGGGACCGCAACGAGCTGGAGGCTGAGGAGGAGCTCCCAGAGTTCTATTGGACGGGGAAGGCTCCCATGCGATGTTTGAGCGAAGTCGTCGATCAGACTCTCCGCTGGGGCTACGCTCACCACATCCAGCGCCTCATGGTCACGGGCCTTTATTCACTCCTCCTTGGAGTCCGCCCGCAGAAAGTGCACGAATGGTATCTCGCCGTTTACATCGATGCAGTGGAATGGGTTGAGCTTCCGAACACCCTCGGAATGTCGCAGTATGGTGACGGCGGAGTGATGGCCTCGAAGCCCTACATCGCCAGCGGAAAGTACATCCAGCGAATGAGCAACTATTGCCAGGAGTGCCAGTTCAACCCTGTCAAGGCCGTGGGAGAGGACGCCTGCCCCTTTACCACCCTCTATTGGGATTTTCTTGACCGGCATCAAGACCGCCTTCAGGACAATCGTCGGATGCAATTCCAGGTGAAGAACCTCTCACGCAAAACCTCGGACGAGCTCGGAAAAATTCGTAAAAGGGCGCAGGAGATCCGGCAGAATAGTGGTATTCCGGCGTAA
- the dxr gene encoding 1-deoxy-D-xylulose-5-phosphate reductoisomerase — protein sequence MDEPRRVILLGATGSIGESTLRILRAHPDKLQLVGVAASSSAAELAAIVREFGVPHAALTNDEAANSAVRDGLFPPECELHCGEAGLTSIATVPEADMVLVAVVGTAALQPTLAAIEAGRDIVLASKEILVLGGAFVMEAARRAGVRLLPADSEHNAIFQCLEGHPERHLDKLILTASGGRFRDRDPATLGEVTPEEATDHPNWSMGPKITVDSATMANKGLELIEARWLFDLPADRLEVVLHRQSIVHSFVQYVDGSILGQLCPPSMTFAIQHCLLHPERAPGVDETLDFSQALTLDFAPVPAGRYPCLDLAYEALRSGPVAMAVFNAANEVAVADFLARKIGFLEIPKVIRRVLEQCGDRFADSLGDLLGIDGEARRLAR from the coding sequence ATGGACGAACCGCGCAGGGTCATTCTTCTCGGAGCAACTGGGAGTATTGGGGAGAGTACTCTCCGGATTCTTCGTGCGCACCCGGATAAGCTTCAGTTGGTCGGGGTGGCGGCTTCTTCGAGTGCGGCCGAGTTGGCGGCGATTGTTCGGGAGTTTGGGGTGCCGCATGCGGCGTTGACGAATGACGAGGCAGCCAATTCCGCGGTGCGGGACGGATTGTTCCCGCCCGAGTGTGAGCTGCATTGCGGCGAAGCGGGGCTTACGTCGATCGCCACGGTGCCGGAGGCTGATATGGTTTTGGTGGCAGTAGTGGGGACGGCCGCGTTGCAACCGACTTTGGCGGCGATTGAGGCTGGACGGGATATTGTTCTGGCGAGTAAGGAGATCCTTGTTCTGGGTGGTGCCTTTGTTATGGAGGCGGCTCGAAGAGCCGGGGTTCGTCTGCTGCCGGCTGACAGTGAGCATAATGCGATTTTTCAATGCCTGGAAGGTCATCCAGAGAGGCATCTCGACAAGCTGATTCTCACCGCCTCGGGCGGACGGTTCCGAGACCGTGATCCTGCCACTTTGGGCGAAGTGACTCCTGAGGAGGCGACTGATCATCCGAACTGGTCGATGGGGCCGAAAATTACTGTCGATTCTGCGACTATGGCCAACAAGGGCCTGGAGCTGATTGAGGCCCGTTGGCTCTTCGACCTCCCGGCGGATCGGCTCGAGGTGGTCCTGCACCGCCAGAGTATTGTCCACTCGTTTGTGCAATATGTGGACGGGTCGATTCTCGGTCAGTTGTGTCCTCCCTCGATGACCTTCGCCATTCAGCATTGCCTGCTCCATCCGGAACGGGCGCCGGGGGTGGATGAGACCCTCGATTTCTCCCAAGCGCTGACCCTCGATTTTGCGCCAGTTCCTGCCGGACGTTATCCTTGTCTCGACCTTGCCTACGAGGCCTTGCGTTCCGGTCCGGTGGCGATGGCCGTTTTCAACGCCGCCAACGAGGTCGCCGTTGCTGATTTTCTCGCCCGGAAAATCGGGTTTCTGGAGATTCCCAAAGTCATCCGCCGAGTCCTGGAACAATGTGGGGATCGTTTCGCCGATTCTCTGGGAGACCTGCTCGGCATTGACGGCGAGGCGCGGCGCTTGGCGCGGTAG
- a CDS encoding PEP-CTERM sorting domain-containing protein, with protein MKSILTLSALTLSAFTAEAALDLVFENNSTYYDTSDVWISFDNGGGATPFDVTYNGGTAVTFGTTGGNTNHLTSGIRLSDVTGNKFTINSVSSVAVFVSYGSKFSDLTASPSFFSGSPGSDVTYQNFEITRTGGSGDQGNLTNINYFTAPMSISSYSSSYNSGNTALQSTGFSQTTAQIARKLDQLSPSSAVYEGGKLRRFVGPSTYTENAPFPSFKTYVDSVNTSGVSNNIKNSNAFNTNGATSTTGSNYNFTFNLTSAVNADGDIVLTGNITTEVKDNASGSTSAGTTYTDASITISGSDEEKMNQIIYGQTAVPDDLASQVTYGQGWQDWAAFVQNPDNDLTDAFPPSAELDNLTLTRTAIGEITTAILMGFFGNTNEVNGTALDTMESNQWWQLDPMKAFDEIQPDNPFYNEWAQIIYDASNNGSYSIPFSDRLGSGPLVNSVQYTEGGTSYDIDKWIVGFGDPVDVPGTIPEPTTAGLLLGLGACSLAASRRRRN; from the coding sequence ATGAAATCTATCTTAACTCTCTCGGCTCTAACCCTATCCGCGTTCACCGCCGAAGCGGCGCTCGACTTGGTCTTTGAGAACAACTCTACCTACTACGATACCAGTGACGTCTGGATCAGCTTCGATAATGGCGGGGGAGCTACCCCATTTGATGTCACCTACAACGGCGGCACGGCGGTCACCTTTGGCACCACCGGAGGCAACACCAACCACTTAACCAGTGGAATCCGACTCTCCGATGTCACCGGCAACAAGTTCACCATCAACTCGGTGAGCAGTGTCGCGGTTTTCGTCAGCTACGGCAGCAAGTTCTCCGACTTGACCGCCTCCCCCTCTTTCTTCTCCGGATCACCTGGATCCGATGTCACGTACCAGAATTTTGAGATCACCCGTACCGGCGGCTCGGGTGACCAAGGCAATCTCACCAATATCAACTACTTCACCGCACCGATGAGCATTTCCAGCTACTCATCGTCCTACAATAGCGGCAACACCGCCCTCCAGAGCACTGGATTTTCGCAAACTACTGCGCAAATCGCCCGGAAACTCGACCAACTTTCCCCCTCCAGTGCCGTCTATGAGGGAGGCAAGCTTCGCCGTTTCGTCGGGCCCTCCACTTACACCGAAAATGCCCCGTTCCCCAGCTTCAAGACTTACGTCGACAGTGTTAACACGAGCGGAGTGAGCAACAACATCAAGAACAGCAATGCTTTCAACACCAACGGAGCCACCTCAACAACTGGCTCCAATTACAACTTCACTTTCAACCTGACTTCGGCCGTCAACGCCGACGGCGACATCGTTCTTACCGGAAACATCACGACCGAAGTGAAAGACAATGCCAGTGGAAGCACCTCTGCCGGGACCACCTACACGGATGCCTCGATTACCATCTCCGGATCAGACGAAGAAAAGATGAACCAAATCATCTACGGGCAGACAGCCGTTCCCGATGATCTCGCCTCCCAAGTGACTTACGGCCAAGGATGGCAGGATTGGGCCGCATTCGTGCAGAATCCTGACAACGATCTGACCGACGCTTTCCCCCCATCCGCCGAACTCGACAACCTCACGCTGACCCGCACCGCAATCGGAGAGATCACGACCGCGATTCTCATGGGCTTCTTCGGCAACACCAATGAAGTCAACGGAACGGCCCTCGACACGATGGAAAGTAACCAATGGTGGCAATTGGACCCGATGAAGGCCTTCGACGAAATTCAGCCTGACAACCCGTTCTACAATGAGTGGGCACAGATCATCTACGACGCCTCCAACAACGGATCATACAGTATTCCCTTCTCGGACCGTTTGGGCAGTGGCCCGCTGGTCAATAGCGTCCAATACACCGAAGGCGGTACCAGCTATGACATCGACAAGTGGATCGTAGGGTTCGGCGACCCAGTCGACGTTCCCGGGACCATTCCTGAACCGACAACAGCAGGACTCCTCCTCGGCCTTGGCGCCTGTAGCCTCGCCGCGTCACGCCGCCGCCGGAACTAG
- a CDS encoding TIGR02597 family protein — MGSIRKNIDKKKWRWCFFVGEKVISGMIFENEAYLNCGASCWHPTLWRKRFRCKRPVETSSERISRSLEISSLPKPIRLTIVGQSNKLPMSSTKFLSFVAGAAAFLSFNLNAAETDPVGAISLTFKANSDTAFSVPLHRSAEFSGVIADAGVDGFTLSADGTPGWSTGQFVDAPYYVLMMDGPMEGMYYTVLGNSTGEVTVEDIGAGDLAGQGIAAGQKFQVIPYWTLNSLFPDGEGIPASSNVGSPQGLVLFTNQNSAGTNIPLGLSYLYHDGSQGPEGWYLNGNIAEGLQNDVAFTPDSFYVVRNLTPSDEQFNLVGAVRMADHKTILSRIQTGLRQDNFVGFTFPVPTTLAESGLQSSPAFEASSDVGNPADVLLVYNNSSVGFNKPPSLGYLYHDGSQGPAGWYILGDIAAGVQNDTEVFIPGNGYIVRKNVGESGSNIWSADPSYDSN; from the coding sequence ATGGGATCCATTCGCAAAAATATCGACAAAAAGAAATGGAGATGGTGCTTTTTCGTGGGCGAAAAAGTCATTTCTGGTATGATTTTTGAGAATGAAGCGTATTTAAATTGTGGTGCAAGTTGCTGGCATCCAACACTCTGGAGGAAACGATTTCGTTGCAAACGGCCAGTTGAAACCTCTTCGGAGCGAATCTCAAGGTCACTAGAGATTTCCAGCTTGCCAAAACCGATTCGGCTGACGATAGTCGGGCAATCTAATAAATTGCCTATGTCCTCAACGAAATTTCTCTCCTTCGTCGCCGGAGCCGCGGCTTTCCTATCTTTTAACCTGAACGCCGCTGAAACCGATCCCGTTGGAGCTATATCGCTGACTTTCAAAGCAAACTCAGATACCGCCTTCTCTGTCCCTCTTCATCGGTCCGCAGAGTTTTCTGGCGTCATCGCGGATGCAGGTGTTGATGGCTTTACGTTGAGTGCGGATGGAACTCCAGGGTGGTCGACAGGTCAGTTCGTTGATGCTCCCTATTATGTCCTTATGATGGATGGACCGATGGAAGGGATGTATTATACTGTCTTGGGTAATTCTACAGGAGAAGTAACGGTTGAAGATATCGGTGCGGGTGATCTTGCGGGCCAAGGAATTGCTGCTGGGCAAAAGTTTCAGGTTATCCCCTACTGGACACTGAATAGCTTGTTCCCTGACGGAGAGGGTATCCCGGCATCTAGTAATGTTGGGAGTCCTCAAGGGTTAGTTCTCTTTACGAATCAAAATTCCGCTGGCACGAATATTCCGCTTGGACTTAGTTATTTGTATCATGATGGTTCACAGGGCCCTGAAGGATGGTATCTTAATGGTAATATTGCGGAGGGTTTACAGAACGACGTGGCATTTACCCCCGATAGTTTTTATGTCGTCAGAAATCTTACTCCATCCGATGAACAATTCAATTTGGTAGGGGCAGTTCGGATGGCTGATCATAAGACTATTTTGTCGAGGATTCAAACTGGACTGAGGCAGGATAATTTCGTGGGATTTACTTTTCCAGTCCCGACGACTTTGGCGGAGTCGGGGCTTCAATCTTCCCCTGCTTTCGAAGCCTCTTCTGATGTTGGAAATCCAGCAGATGTTTTGTTAGTCTATAATAATTCTTCGGTTGGATTCAATAAGCCGCCCAGTCTCGGGTATTTATATCATGACGGAAGCCAAGGTCCCGCTGGCTGGTATATTCTTGGGGATATCGCAGCTGGTGTTCAAAATGATACCGAAGTGTTTATTCCTGGAAATGGTTACATTGTTAGAAAAAATGTTGGAGAGAGCGGATCTAACATTTGGTCGGCCGATCCTTCTTACGATTCAAACTAA
- a CDS encoding ATP-binding cassette domain-containing protein, whose product MALLTYRNLTVSFGGPKLLDNASLMIEEKERLCLVGRNGEGKSTLLRILDGVVAPDHGELETKPGICIRKLDQEIPTIPGETVFEVVAAGLGEASRTIAEYHRVARDYALDSSDEELADRLDELQNQLDHSDGWEIDRKVETVLDRVGLDGDMAFEALSGGNKRRALLARALVAEPDLLLLDEPTNHLDIPGIRWLEEFFRKTPIALLFVSHDRSFVRRMADGILDLDRGRLSRWDCNYDTYLERKSEWLAGEAKRNENFDKKLSEEEVWIRKGIRARRTRNEGRVRALQEMRQKRAQRREQSGAAQLEMNDAQMSGRKVIEAKGIGFDWDGSPLIQDFTTTIWRGDKIGICGLNGSGKTTLLQLLLGKLTPQEGTVTHGTRLEVAYFDQHRAQLDPNLSVAENVFPGGDTVTINGRSRHILSYLQDFLFTAETARAPIRKLSGGERARLLLARLFLQPANLLVLDEPTNDLDIETVELLEERLLEFDATLLLVSHDRAFLDNVVTSTLALEGDGQVREYAAGADQWVADFERRQAASAAKSTKPTVKTEAKIPPKDTSKAKPRKLLNKEREALKSLPGQIETLEAEHSELAARMSTADYYQDPKNDPAADSERLAKLEEETLEAYARWEELSELEAGAR is encoded by the coding sequence ATGGCTCTTTTGACGTACCGGAATCTGACGGTTTCCTTTGGGGGACCCAAACTGCTCGACAACGCCTCGTTGATGATCGAGGAGAAGGAGCGTTTGTGCCTGGTGGGTCGAAACGGCGAGGGGAAGTCGACTTTGTTGCGGATTCTGGACGGAGTCGTTGCTCCCGATCATGGGGAGTTGGAGACGAAGCCGGGGATCTGCATTCGGAAGTTGGATCAGGAGATTCCGACGATCCCGGGTGAAACCGTTTTCGAAGTGGTGGCGGCAGGACTGGGCGAGGCGAGTCGCACGATTGCCGAGTATCACCGGGTGGCCCGGGACTACGCGTTGGATTCCTCGGACGAGGAGTTGGCCGACCGGCTCGATGAATTGCAAAACCAGCTCGACCACTCCGATGGATGGGAGATCGACCGGAAGGTGGAGACCGTGCTGGACCGGGTTGGGCTCGATGGCGATATGGCTTTTGAAGCCTTGTCGGGGGGCAACAAACGCCGGGCACTTCTGGCTCGCGCTTTGGTGGCCGAGCCGGATCTCCTGCTCCTGGACGAGCCGACCAATCACTTGGATATTCCGGGAATTCGCTGGCTGGAAGAGTTTTTTCGCAAGACCCCGATTGCCCTTTTGTTTGTCTCGCACGACCGGAGTTTTGTCCGCCGGATGGCCGACGGCATTCTCGACCTCGACCGGGGTCGTCTGTCCCGCTGGGACTGCAACTACGACACCTATCTGGAGCGGAAGAGCGAGTGGCTGGCCGGGGAAGCGAAGCGGAACGAGAATTTTGATAAGAAGCTATCGGAAGAGGAGGTTTGGATTCGAAAAGGAATCCGAGCCCGACGGACTCGCAATGAAGGTCGTGTTCGGGCTTTGCAGGAAATGCGTCAGAAGCGGGCGCAGCGTCGGGAGCAGAGTGGTGCGGCTCAGTTGGAGATGAACGACGCCCAGATGTCCGGTCGCAAAGTGATCGAGGCAAAGGGGATTGGATTTGATTGGGACGGCTCGCCGCTGATTCAGGATTTTACGACGACAATCTGGCGGGGCGATAAGATCGGAATATGCGGACTGAACGGCTCGGGAAAAACCACCTTGTTGCAATTGCTCCTCGGGAAACTGACTCCGCAGGAAGGGACCGTCACTCACGGAACTCGTTTGGAGGTGGCCTATTTCGACCAGCACCGCGCCCAGCTCGATCCCAATCTGTCGGTGGCGGAAAATGTCTTTCCGGGAGGGGATACGGTGACGATCAATGGGCGGAGCCGGCACATTCTTTCCTATTTGCAGGATTTTCTCTTCACCGCGGAAACCGCACGCGCTCCGATCCGCAAGCTATCGGGAGGGGAGCGGGCGCGCCTGTTGCTGGCACGCCTCTTCTTGCAACCAGCGAATCTCCTGGTCCTCGACGAGCCGACGAATGATCTGGATATCGAGACCGTAGAGCTCCTCGAGGAGCGTCTGCTCGAATTCGATGCGACCCTTTTGCTGGTCAGTCACGACCGGGCCTTTCTCGACAACGTCGTCACGAGCACGCTGGCCCTGGAAGGGGATGGGCAGGTGCGGGAATACGCCGCGGGAGCCGATCAGTGGGTGGCCGATTTTGAGCGACGCCAAGCTGCGTCAGCTGCGAAGTCCACTAAGCCTACCGTCAAAACGGAGGCGAAAATCCCACCGAAGGACACTTCGAAAGCCAAACCTCGCAAGCTCTTGAATAAAGAACGCGAGGCCCTAAAATCCCTTCCCGGCCAGATCGAAACGTTGGAGGCCGAACATTCGGAGCTCGCAGCAAGGATGTCGACGGCCGACTATTACCAAGACCCGAAAAATGATCCCGCCGCCGATTCCGAACGTTTGGCTAAGCTGGAAGAGGAGACTCTGGAGGCGTACGCGCGTTGGGAGGAATTATCGGAGCTTGAGGCAGGGGCTCGGTGA
- a CDS encoding transposase: MRRIKINSKITTMPHKGRHSRGYLPHIDSSGITQFITLRLFDAVPTQLIERWKEELAQTSEFSEDSEERKRQLVRRIARFEDRGHGECFFLEPTVSRFAAQTLIQDLENVGNWVIMPNHIHFLFRPAPEPSLGLQIKNLKGKTARGANKLLNRRGTFWFPDYFDRMIRDEEHLRKTRYYIEQNPVKAGLVPRAEDWQFSSAYNRE, translated from the coding sequence TTGCGCCGAATAAAGATCAATTCAAAGATCACCACCATGCCACACAAGGGCCGACACAGCCGAGGATATCTTCCCCACATCGACTCCTCCGGCATTACCCAATTCATCACCCTTCGACTATTCGACGCGGTTCCCACCCAACTCATTGAAAGATGGAAGGAGGAATTGGCACAAACCTCTGAATTTTCCGAAGACTCTGAAGAGCGAAAGCGCCAACTGGTCCGACGAATCGCTCGATTTGAAGATCGTGGCCATGGAGAGTGTTTCTTCCTCGAACCCACAGTTTCCCGCTTTGCGGCGCAGACACTCATCCAAGACCTCGAAAATGTCGGAAATTGGGTCATCATGCCCAATCACATTCATTTTCTTTTCCGACCAGCCCCGGAACCATCATTAGGCCTTCAGATCAAGAACCTGAAAGGAAAGACTGCCCGAGGAGCCAATAAGCTTCTCAACCGTCGAGGGACTTTCTGGTTTCCCGACTATTTTGATCGGATGATTCGCGACGAGGAACATCTGCGCAAAACCCGATACTATATCGAACAAAATCCCGTAAAAGCCGGACTAGTTCCTCGTGCTGAAGATTGGCAGTTCAGCAGTGCCTACAATCGGGAATAA